Proteins from a single region of Platichthys flesus chromosome 16, fPlaFle2.1, whole genome shotgun sequence:
- the usp31 gene encoding ubiquitin carboxyl-terminal hydrolase 31 has protein sequence MSCKEANKDKKSSFSKKLFRRGSVRSVGSFMSRFLRTLTALSHYGSEVQAEDDKDDGGFSTFKPGSKDVPMDDGDMGGFLSGDRVPGVSGLKNHGNTCFMNAILQCLSNTELFAEYLVLEHYKGEEGEDGDRPKTNGLHLQRKGPLAKGEVTEQLSGLVRALWTFEYTPQHSRDFKNAVSKNATQFKGNSQHDAQEFLLWLLDRVHEDLNTVNPNSRPAIKPPIEEDDESIDEPSLPLSAGSFVQELFQAQYRSSLTCPHCQKQSNTFDPFLCISLPIPLPHTRPLYVTVVYQGKYSHCMRIGVAVPLNSTVYRLRDAVSRETKIPMDQFVLTEMYFDGFHRSFCDDDDDLEIIQESDSIFAFETPETFKLENLRTKRGSLLANLNHNNLKYGTEISRTSSFMQGAMTPVTASPNKNLGPEKMILLVCNRACSGHQGKRFGLPFVLYMERTVTWDGLQKEILEKMRHLLRPGVYIQVGPFSLRVVGVVGITYLLPQDERPLCHPTVERAYKSCGQGGPPHVKIVVEWDKETKDYLFGHIEEEYIPDAESVYLHREHHHQPQACTLAQCFQLYTKEEQLAPDDAWRCPHCKQLQQGRIKLSLWTLPDVLILHLKRFRQEGDRRVKMQNMVRFPLMGMDMAPHVVKRSQSSWSLPSHWSPWRRPYGLGRNPDDYLYDLYAVCNHHGNMHGGHYTAYCKNSIDGQWYCFDDSEVTPVADDDVCQQTAYILFYQRRTVIPSWSANSSVAGSTSSSLCDHWINRLPGSRPASLASGASSRRTSLASLAESVEFPVERSEDDGGFSARPFVRSIQHQSLSSRSSIASPLAFSDSGVKPSWSLSAKLHMRSNSPSRFSLDSRCSPPLERIGEACDDKVSTSCFGSYSRHERYFGSRTPLSMMESNLSDQDNNKQFLDMVYCRAPTPVEKKSTKNEPTENNNQITAIDQNILPAQATPSKEQKRKSSIGGFASKAETTGSTKSTSKVEQEKTSKKRLCSTQKTSTPETSSSTPVKGKKVGNTKEKSVNAKKNTSTPSGTPSKTKVAIQPLDATPQHKPCVRSTPQSSASPSPTANKNASVAEKSTLSSRKRLVERSYSRDSMHTSPLVNNLRGSSVARSSLSKSGECNRIEKKSVRSSSSSSSVTSLRSPSVSTKDLQRNSKSEEKGLSFFKSALRQRESRRSADLGKSSLLAKKSCKQNGQAQEIVAENGKAGDAVSSPTSTETKSKTKESSKPPSSLSRTLLNVGKSKSSTSDVSLKSPTKGKKPLERMASSRKLSSSMQSPARTTQRPQ, from the exons ATGTCTTGCAAAGAAGCCAACAAGGACAAGAAGTCGAGCTTCAGCAAGAAGCTGTTCAGGCGAGGCTCTGTGCGATCCGTGGGCAGTTTCATGAGCAGATTCCTGAGGACCCTGACAGCCTTATCCCACTATGGATCGGAAGTACAAGCAGAGGATGACAAGGACGATGGAGGGTTCTCCACGTTCAAGCCTGGGAGCAAAGATGTGCCCATGGACGATGGGGACATGGGGGGGTTCCTGTCCGGAGACAGGGTCCCCGGGGTGTCAGGGCTCAAGAACCACGGGAATACCTGCTTCATGAATGCCATCCTGCAGTGCCTCAGCAACACCGAACTCTTCGCTGAGTACCTGGTTCTGGAGCACTACAAAggcgaggagggggaggacggGGACAGACCGAAGACTAATGGCCTACACCTGCAGAGGAAGGGACCCCTGGCCAAAGGAGAGGTCACAGAGCAGCTGTCGGGACTTGTGCGGGCTTTATGGACGTTTGAATACACCCCACAGCACAGCAGAGACTTCAAG AACGCGGTGTCAAAAAATGCCACTCAGTTTAAAGGGAACTCTCAGCACGATGCTCAGGAGTttctgctgtggctgctggacAGAGTGCATGAGGACCTCAACACAGTCAACCCCAACAGCAGGCCCGCTATAAAG cCCCCTATTGAAGAAGACGATGAAAGCATAGATGAGccttctctacctctctctgcTGGCTCGTTCGTACAAGAACTGTTCCAGGCTCAGTACAG GTCGTCTCTAACCTGCCCACATTGCCAAAAGCAGAGCAATACGTTCGATCCCTTCCTCTGCATCTCCTTACCGAtcccactcccacacacacg GCCCCTGTACGTGACAGTGGTCTACCAGGGGAAGTACTCTCACTGTATGAGGATTGGAGTTGCTGTTCCCCTCAACAGCACTGTCTATCGCCTCCGAGATGCTGTGTCACGTGAGACCAAGATCCCAATGGACCAG tttgttttgacTGAAATGTACTTTGATGGCTTCCATCGTTCATTTTGTGATGACGACGATGATCTGGAGATCATTCAAGAGAGCGATTCCATCTTTGCCTTTGAGACACCAGAGACCTTCAAACTGGAAAATTTACGCACAAAAAGAG GAAGTCTCCTTGCAAACCTGAACCACAACAACTTGAAGTATGGGACTGAAATCAGCAGGACTTCATCATTCATGCAGGGGGCCATGACTCCTGTTACTGCATCACCCAATAAAAACCTTGGACCAGAAAAAATGATCCTGTTGGTGTGTAACAGAGCCTGTTCTGGTCACCAAGGAAAGAG GTTCGGCCTGCCTTTTGTACTGTACATGGAGCGCACTGTGACCTGGGACGGTCTCCAAAAAGAGATCCTGGAGAAAATGCGTCATCTCTTGAGGCCTGGGGTCTATATTCAG GTGGGACCTTTCAGTCTTCGGGTGGTTGGCGTCGTTGGTATAACCTACCTCCTTCCCCAAGATGAGCGACCACTGTGTCACCCAACTGTGGAAAG AGCGTACAAGTCCTGTGGACAAGGTGGACCACCACATGTGAAGATAGTGGTCGAGTgggacaaagagacaaaggacTA TCTGTTTGGACACATTGAGGAGGAGTACATTCCCGATGCTGAGAGTGTGTATCTGCACAGAGAACATCATCACCAGCCGCAGGCCTGCACCCTCGCTCAGTGCTTTCAGCTCTACACGAAGGAGGAGCAG ctggCCCCAGACGATGCCTGGCGCTGTCCCCACTgcaagcagctgcagcagggccGCATTAAGCTCAGCCTGTGGACGCTGCCGGATGTACTCATACTCCATCTCAAGAGGTTCAGACAG GAGGGGGACCGGAGGGTAAAGATGCAGAACATGGTGCGGTTCCCCTTGATGGGCATGGACATGGCACCTCATGTGGTGAAGAGGAGTCAGAGCAGCTGGAGTTTACCTTCCCATTGGTCGCCATGGAGGAGACCCTATGGCCTGGGAAGAAACCCTGATGACTACCTTTATGACCTTTATGCTGTGTGCAACCACCATGGGAATATGCACGGAGGCCACTACACTG CTTACTGCAAGAACTCCATTGATGGTCAGTGGTACTGCTTTGATGACAGTGAGGTTACCCCAGTAGCTGACGATGACGTGTGTCAGCAGACGGCCTATATACTCTTCTACCAGAGGAGAACAGTTATTCCCTCCTGGTCGGCCAACAGCTCTGTTGCTG GTTCCACTAGTTCCTCCCTGTGTGACCACTGGATCAACAGGTTGCCTGGCAGCCGGCCTGCCAGCTTGGCCTCTGGAGCCTCGTCCAGACGCACCTCTCTGGCTTCACTGGCCGAGTCGGTTGAGTTTCCAGTGGAACGCAGTGAGGATGATG GTGGATTCTCGGCCCGCCCTTTTGTGAGGAGCATTCAGCATCAGAGCTTGTCTTCCAGGTCGTCCATCGCTAGTCCTTTAGCCTTCAGTGACAGTGGGGTAAAACCATCTTGGTCTCTTTCTGCGAAGCTTCATATGAGATCCAACTCGCCCTCACGGTTCTCCCTCGACTCTCGAtgctcacctcctctggagagGATAGGAGAGGCCTGCGATGACAAGGTTTCCACTTCGTGTTTTGGCAGCTATAGTCGACATGAACGCTACTTTGGCAGCAGGACGCCATTGTCGATGATGGAGAGCAACTTAAGTGACCAGGACAACAATAAGCAGTTCCTAGACATGGTGTACTGCAGGGCTCCCACTCCAGTGGAAAAGAAGAGCACCAAAAATGAGccaactgaaaacaacaaccagATTACAGCTATAGACCAAAACATACTACCTGCCCAAGCGACGCCCTCCAAAGAACAGAAACGAAAGAGCAGCATTGGAGGATTTGCCTCTAAGGCTGAAACCACAGGCTCCACGAAGAGCACCAGCAAAGTGGAGCAGGAGAAAACTTCCAAAAAACGTTTGTGCTCAACCCAGAAAACCTCCACCCCTGAGACGTCTTCCAGCACACCTGTGAAAGGCAAGAAGGTGGGAAATACTAAAGAAAAGAGTGTAAACGCCAAGAAAAACACCTCAACACCCAGTGGGACTCCCTCTAAAACAAAGGTAGCAATTCAGCCTCTAGACGCAACGCCGCAACATAAGCCATGTGTCCGATCCACACCTCAGTCCTCAGCTTCTCCCTCACCAACTGCAAATAAAAATGCCAGTGTCGCAGAGAAAAGCACTCTGAGTAGTCGTAAACGACTAGTGGAAAGGAGCTACAGCAGGGATTCTATGCACACTAGCCCTCTGGTCAACAATCTCCGAGGCAGCTCAGTAGCTCGCTCTTCGCTCTCTAAGAGTGGGGAATGCAACAGGATTGAAAAGAAATCTGTCAGGAGTTCAAGCAGTAGCTCCTCTGTAACTAGCCTGCGATCACCAAGCGTGTCCACCAAGGACCTACAGCGCAACAGCAAGTCTGAGGAGAAAGGGTTGTCTTTCTTCAAGAGCGCCCTTCGACAAAGGGAAAGCCGCCGGTCGGCTGATTTGGGAAAAAGCTCGTTGCTTGCTAAAAAGTCGTGCAAGCAAAATGGTCAAGCCCAGGAAATCGTTGCTGAGAATGGAAAGGCAGGAGATGCTGTGTCTTCACCAACATCTACTGAGACTAAGTCAAAGACAAAAGAGTCTTCCAAGCCCCCCAGCTCTCTCAGTCGCACTCTACTAAATGTAGGCAAGTCCAAGTCTTCCACTTCTGACGTAAGTCTCAAGTCGCCCACAAAAGGGAAGAAGCCTCTCGAAAGGATGGCATCTTCCCGAAAGCTGTCATCTAGCATGCAATCTCCTGCACGTACAACACAGAGGCCTCAATGA